AACTGCTGCCGCAGCTCACGCTGGCCCAGCAGTGGGACCTCACCGTCCACGAGGTGGCCCGCAACGTCCACGCCCACCCGACGCTGGGCGAGGCCGTCAAGGAGGCCGTGCACGGCCTCGCCGGGCACATGATCAACCTCTGAGCGCGGAAGCAGCGCCCCGGCCGCGGCTCACGCGGCCCGGGGCGCGCCGCGGAACACCTCCCGCCCGTGCCACGCCACCCGCTCGGCGGCCACGGCCGGGAACGCCGCCTGCGGCGGGATCACCGGCCGCCCCGCGAGCGCCATGACCTGCGCCCGCGCGGCCTCGCCGCGCCCCACGAACATCGTCGACACGGTGATCCTGCCGTCCGCGGTCATGCCGAGCACGCCCTTGTCGAACAGCTTGTGGTGCAGCGTGCACAGGCACACCCCGTTCGCGACGTCGTCGGGCCCGTTGAACGCCCACCACTGGACGTGCGCCGCGTCCAGCCCGACGGCCGTCCCCTCCAGCGCCCCGTCGAACCCGCAGAACGCGCACCGCGACTCGTACGCGATCAGCACCAGCTTGCGGAACTCCCGGTCGCGCCTGCGCGCCCCCTCGACCGCGAGCCCCACCTGCGCGCACAGTTCCTCGTGCAGCGACGGCTCGAAGTTCGCGTCGAGGATCGCCCGGCCGAGCCGTGCCGCGAGGCCCGGATCGTCCCGCAGGTCCCGCACCAGCTCGCCGGTGAACCTCCCGGCGGCGTTGGAACGTCGCAGCGGCCCCACGTTCGGGCCCGGGCTCCCGCCGCCGTCGTCCGTCCGGACGTCCCAGAGGCCGTCGTTCGTCAGGTGGTGGAACGGGTACGCGGGGCTGCTGCCCTTCCGCCAGAACTCGTCCAGCAGGTGCGCCAGCCGGTCTTCGGCGTCGCGGTAGACGATCGGCTCGTCCCCGTGGTTCTGGAAGTGCCCCAGCGCGTACAGCAGCAGCAACGGCTTGTGCGGCGCCCGGGTGTCGCCCCGCCGCCACTGGTTGACCGTCGTGACCCGCTCCACCCAGTCCACGCCGGAACCCTAGTGGGGGTCACAGGCCGACGGCGTCGCGGGCGTACGGGCGGTACAGGGCGGCCGAGACGATGCCGTTCGCCGCGGTGAGCGCGACCGTGGTGAGCAGGAGCGCGGACTGCAGCCCGATCCGGTCCCCGAGGTGGCCGGTGAGCAGCGCGTACCCGCCGATGGCGACGGACTCGACCACGTAGACGGAGACGGCGAACCCGATGGCGCGCAGGTGCGGCGGCACCACGGCCATCACCAGCGGCCGGTGCACGACGGGAACCTGCCCCTGGAACAGGCCGACGACGAGGAACAGCACGATGTACGGCGCGATGCGGTCCGCCGTGACGTACAGCGTGGTGAACGCGATCGCGGCGAAGCCGAGCTGGCTCACCTGGAGCATCACCACGCGTCCGCTCCGGGGCAGGACCCGGTGCAGGCGGTCCAGGAGCCGCCCGCCGAGCAGGGTGCCCAGGATGTAGCCCAGCGCGAAGGGCAGTGCGATGACCGAGGCCGTCGCGGTCGAGAATCCGCGCTCCTCCACCAGGAACACGATGCCGAAGGTCATCATGACGTTCTGGCCGGAGAAGAGGCGCTGCACCAGCATGTAGCGGAAGGTGCGGATGCGCAGCAGTTCGCGCAGGTCGCCGCCCGCCTTGCGAATGTCGAACTCGGCCTGCGGGGGCTTGGGCGCGGCGGACGAGACGCGCCGTCCGGGATCGTCGAGGAGCACGAGGATCAGCACTCCGACCAGCAGGCAGATCGAGCCGGAGACGAGGTATCCGATGCGCCAGCCGTCGTCGAAGTGCGACAGCAGCCCGAACAGCGGCGCGCTCACACCGGTGATGACGGCGACCCCGGCGTAGAGGATGCCGGTCGCGCGGCCCCGCTGATGATCAGCGTAGACGTCGCCGAGGATCTCCAGCGCGATGGAGCCCGAGCCGGCGAAGCCGGCGGCGCCGATGCCGTAGAGGACGAGGAACACGGCGAAGTTCGGGGACAGTCCGGCGGCGATGATCCAGGCGCCCCAGAATCCCGAGCAGATCGCCAGCACGGTCCGTCGCGGGTACCGGCGGGCGAGCATCGCCCACGGGACGCTCGTGAGCGCGCCTGCGACCTTGGTGACCGCGGTGATCAGACCCAGCGCCGCCCCCGACAGCCCGAAGGCGTCGCGCATGAGCGGGAACATCACCGTGGTCAGGCTGTTCTCGGTGTTGTCCATGGACGTCGACGCGGTGAGCAGGGCGAGGTTCTTGCCGCGCGTCGCCCGTCCCGCGCGCCCGGCCGTCTCGGGCGCGGCCGTCGTCTCGGCGGGGGCGCTCATCGCGCCGCCCCGGCGAGCGTGCGGGCGGCCAGCAGCGCGAGCGCGGCGGCCTGGTCGCCGAGGACGCCGTCGTCGAACATCGCGTGCGGGGAGTGGTTCGGTGCGGGCGGCCCGGCGAGACCGGGCGGACTCGCCAGCAGCATCAGCATGGTCCCCGGCACCTCCTGGGTGACGTAGGAGAAGTCCTCGGCGCCCATGGTGGGTCGCGGCGACTCGACGACGCGGGCGCCGAACGACGCGCGCAGCACGTCCACGGCCCGTCCGGTCGTGGCCGGGTCGTTGACGACGCTCGGGTAGCCGGTGACGACCTCCGTGCTCACCGTGGCCCCGTGCGCGTCGGCGATCCCGGCGGCGACGCGCGGCAGCTCCGCCTCCATCACGGCCAGCGCCTCGGGGGACATGGTCCGGACGGTCCCGCTGAGGCGGGCGGAACCGGGGATGACGTTCGCGGCGCCCGTCCCCGCGGCGAGGTTCGTCACCGACAGCACCACGGGGTCGAAGACGTCGAACCGGCGGGTGACGAACGACTGCAGGCCCAGCACGATCTCGGCCAGTACCGGGACCGGATCGACGGCCTCGTGCGGCCGGGAGCCGTGCCCGCCGCGCCCGGAGACCTCGACGGAGAAGGTGCTCGAACTCGCGGTGACCGTGCCCGGTCTGGTCAGGAAGGTGCCGCGCGGGCCGGGCCCGACGTGCACGGCGTAGGCCGCGACCGGCCGTTCGCCGGTCACCTCGAGCAGCCCCTCGTCCAGCATCAGCCGCGCTCCGCCGAACCCCTCCTCGCCGGGCTGGAACATGAACACGACGTCGCCGGCGAGCTCGTCGCGGTGCGCGTGCAGGATGCGGGCGGCGCCCACGAGCCCGGCGACGTGAAGGTCGTGCCCGCAGGCGTGCATCGCGCCGTTGGACGACCGGTACGGCACGTCCGCGGCCTCCCGCAGGGGCAGGGCGTCCATGTCGGCGCGCAGCAGCACGGACGGGCCGGGCCGTCCTCCCCGCAGCACCGCGACCACCGAGGTCAGCGCCGTCCCGGTGTGCACCTCCAGGCCGAGCGGAGCGAGCGCGTCGAGCACCCGCCGCTGCGTCTTCGGCAGGTGAAGGCCCAGTTCGGGCTCGGCGTGGATCGCCCGCCGGAGCTCCACCAGCGCCGGCAGCAGGGCCGAGCCCCGAGTGACGAACGGGTCGCCCGGCGCGTCCCCGGGACTGTTCGCGGTGACCTTCAAGGCACACCCTCCCGCAACTGAACGTTTTGTATGGTTTTGTATGAGGTGTACGCGATCGTAAGAGGTCAGGTACCGACCGTCAATGGTCGAAGACGGACGAATGTTGCATGAGACACATCCGGCGACAGCCCAGCCCGGGCGCCCAGAGCTCGCCAGGCAAACAGACTTTAAGTCTGCTCTTGAACTTACTGTATGAAAACTCGGTGCCCGCTCCACACGCAGGGGAACTTCGATCGGGGCTGGGCATGAGTACCCGACCATGGCTTTCGAACCCGCCGACTACACAGGGCGGACGCAGTGCGGCGGCGCGCGCTCCCCGCTGCGCGACTTCCTGCGTACCGAGACCGGAAGCGCCGCCGTCCTGGTCGCGGCGGCGCTCATCGCACTCGTGTGGGCCAACGCGGCGCCTTCGGCCTACGAGTCGTTCTGGGAGACCCACCTGTCCGTGCGCCTCGGTTCGCACGGGATCTCGCTCACGCTGAACGAGTGGGTCAACAGCGGCCTCATGACGCTGTTCTTCTTCGTCGTCGGCCTGGAGGCCCGCCGCGAGTTCGACATGGGCGAGCTGCGCGAACGCAAACGGCTCGTCCTGCCGCTCGTCGCGGGCTCGAGCAGCATGATCGTGCCCGTCGCGATCTATCTCGCGATCAACGCCGGGCACGGGACGGAGGGGGGCTGGGGCGTGGCGATGTCCACCGACACCGCGTTCGCCCTGGGCCTGCTGGCCGTCGTCGGCCGCTGCATGCCGCCGGGCCTGCGGGTCTTCATCCTCACGATGAGCGTCGTCGACGACTTCCTGGCCCTCGGCGTCATCGCCGTCGCCTACAGCGACCGCCTCGCCGTGCCCGCGCTCCTCACGGCCGTCGCCGCGTTCGCCGTCATCCTGCTCGTCCGGCGCCTCGGTGTGCACGCCGGCGCCGGCTACGCGCTGCTCGGCATCGTCATGTGGGCCGCCCTGCTCGAATCGGGGGTCGACCCCATCGTGACCGGGCTGGTCATGGGCCTGCTCACCTTCGCCCACCCGGCCGCCCGCGCCGACCTGGAGCAGGCCAGCGGCCTGTTCCGGCTGTTCCGCGAACAGCCCACCCCGGAACTCGAACGGCACGTGCGCGCGGGCATCGCCTCGGCGATCTCCCCCAACGACCGCCTGCAGCGCATGTACCACCCGTGGACGAGCTACCTGATCGTCCCGGTGTTCGCGCTGGCCAACGCCGGTATCGACGTCGGCGGCGGGCGGCTCGCGGACGCCTTCGCCTCGCCCGTCACCCTCGGTGTGCTCCTCGGCTACGTGGTCGGCAAACCGCTCGGCGTCGTCACCGCGTCCGCGCTGACCACCGCCGTCTCCCGGGGACGCGTCCGGATCCCGGTCGGCTGGGGGGCGCTGACCGCCGGCGGCACGCTGTCCGGGGCCGCCTTCACCGTCTCCCTCCTCATCGCGACGCACGCCTTCGACGGCGCGGAACTCGACGACGCCAAGATCGGCGTCCTGAGCACCCTGCTGCTGTCATTCCTGACGTCCCGCCTCGTCACCGCGGTGATCGCCGCGCTGCCGCCCCCGCTCCGCCTGCGGGCGCTGCTGGGCAAAGCCGAGACGATCGTCGACCTGGCCACGCCCGTCGACCCCGACCACGACCACGTGCGGGGACCGAAGGACGCCCCCGTCACCATCGTCGAATACGGCGACTACGAGTGCCCCTACTGCGGACGGGCCGAACCGGTCGTCCGCGAGCTCCTCGCGGACTTCGGGGACGTCCGGTACGTCTGGCGCCACCTGCCGCTGACCGACGTGCACATCAACGCCCAGCTCGCGGCCGAGGCCGCCGAGGCGGCCGCACGGCAGGGCCGTTTCTGGGACATGCACGACGCGCTGCTCCGGCACGAGGGCGCACTGCCCTACGAAGACCTGCGCGCGTACGCGTCCGGGCTCGGCCTGAACATCGCGCGTTTCGAGCGGGACCTCGACGCCCACACCGGCGCCGCGCGCGTCGCCGCGGACGTCGAGTCGGCCGACCTCAGCGCCGTGGCCGGCACGCCCACCTTCTTCGTCAACGGGCGCCGCCACCACGGCGCCTACGACGTCGCGAGCCTGTCCGCCGCGGTCCGCGCCGCCCGCGAACGAGCCGCCCTCAGCGAGGGGTGACCCTGTGGCGCGGGTCATTGGACGGCACCTGTCACAGGGAGCGGGTCACCGCCGGTGTCTCGTGTTCGACCCTGTTCGGGGCCGTCTGGCCCTCCGTTCAGCCGGCCATCGCCTTTGGGGGCACCCTGGGCCTTTTCAACATGGCCACTCGCCCGTCTCGGCCTCGTATCCGCAACCGTCCGGCGTGCACTGATGATCAAGACGCCACAGGTAGGTGTCCCGTTCCACGGCCCGCATCACGCGTACCAGCGCCCGCCCACGTAGCCGTAGCCGAGACACGTCGGACGGGAGGGCGGCGAACGTGGCGGGAAGCACCGCCACGGACGTCGTGACCTCCTCCCCGTCGATCATCCGCACCAGCGACCTGCATTGCCACCACGGTCGTCCATGCTCCGGGTCCGGCCAGTAGTAGGGGGCGGGGTCGGGCACCAGATGATGCACCGCGTCGGGGTCGAGATGCGCACGCCACCACCGCCCGTCTCCGCCCATTCCGAACCTGTGTCGCTCCGCCTCGTCTTTCAGAGCGGCGACGGTTTCGGTGTCCACTGCTTTGACGCGCCGGGCATGCCGTGGAAGCGGACGGTGGCCTGGCGGCGCCTTCACCGGCCACCCGCGCAGCAGGCCGACCCGCTGCCGGGCCGACAGCGTGGTAACGCCCTTGCGCGGCGTGGGGAGCGGCGGCGGAGGCGTCCAGGAGCGACCGGCCTTCGCGAGACGAGCCAGCATCCACGCGCGCCCCTTCGGCCCCGTGGTTTCCCAGGTCCAACTCATCGGACGCGCCGCCATCGCGGCCTCGCGCCGTGAAAAATCCTTACACCGCCCCGGGCCTCCCCCGGCGATCCCCGGCATATTGTGCGCCAGGTCGGCCAAGAACCTGATCTGCCGGAGGGCCTCGGCGGTGTCCTCCCCCGGCCGTCCCGCCAGATACCGGATCTCTATGAGCGCCCGACCGGCCAAGTAAGCGGCGGCCTCCCGATCGGCGCGCTCTTCGGTCCGCCTTCCGAACCACCGCACGCGCGTTCTCTCGGCTCAGCGGTCGAGCTCGCCTCGGCGGATGCGGTCGAGCAGGCCGCCGAACTCCCGGCGGGCGAAGCCCAGGCGCGGCCCGTCCGGGTCTTTGGAGTCCCGGACGGCGATGCCCCCGTTCACGTGGGCCACCTCAACGCACACCTCATCGTTGGCACTGCCGGTGTAGGAGCTTTTCCTCCACACGATCACTGGTACATCCCCATCGTCCGCTCGATCAGCCCCCGGGAGTCATCCCGAGATAGGGCAAATGCCCCGATTTGATCGAACTTTATCCCGAGTTCGGCGGCTTCGTCACCGGCCTCGATCAAGCGCCCGCCGATCTGGGCCCCAGCGTAAGCGATCTCTCGTCCATGAACTTTGAGGAGCTGAAAAGGTCCATCATGTCCAGGGTGATGACCGGTTGAGCGGAGGACTACGCGGACGCTCAGCCGCGGATGGTCATCGGTCCCGAGAAGATGGCGTAGTTGACCCGCCATGATCTGCTTGGATCCGACCGGGCATTCGAGTACCTCTTGGTCGATCAGGATCCACACGTACGGCTTCGTGCGCCCCTCCAAGATCGATTGTCGCTTCATGCGGGCCTTACTGAGCACTTCCGCCATGCGCGCGGAGCCGTCGGTCTTGAGAATCGCCTGCGCGTATTCCTCTGTCTGGACGAGAAGCGGCACGTTCTTCCCGTTGTAGATTTTGATCACCTCGGCAGCCGCCTCGTACTGGACGTACTGCTTGAACCAGTCGGGGTCGTGGCCCGTTCGGGCGTAGTGCATGAGGCGCTGGAAGTGACCGCCGGTGTTCCAGGCCCCGTCGAGGAGCTTCATATGGCCTTCGTTGGGGCGATGGCGACCAGCCTCCCAGTTCGAGACGGTTCCGCGTGCCACCCGGACGATCAGCGCCGTCTGCCCCAGGGAGAGACCTCGCCGGGTCCGATGGAACCACAGGTCAAAGGCCAGCCAGGCCCAGAGTGACGAGTTCGGGTCGATGGTTTCTCGAACGGTCATTGCAGCTCCCCCGTATTGACCGGCTTGCAATCCATCGCACGCTAACTCGTCACGGCCGAACCTGTGACCGGAATCACCGAAGAAGGGACGCCGGTCATGAACGATCACCACTCGGGACTCAATTGCCGTAAATCGGACGAAATACGGATGACTTTGCTCGCGGTCGAATCGTCCGTCGTTCTCGCTCGCGAACTCGTCCGGTACGCGCTCGCCAATTGGACGATCGAGCGGGCCGCCATCGACGACTCGGTGGTCGTGGCGAGCGAGATCGTGACGAATGCGGTGAACGCCGCGTTCGGGCGGGAGATTCGGATTCGGGTGGCGGTGCAGGCGGGCGCGGTGTTGTTCGAGTGCTGGGACCCGTCGCCCGAACTCCCGCGCGTGCGGGAGGCCGGACCGGACGACCTGGGAGGGCGGGGCCTCGCGATCGTCGCCGCCTACGCGAAGGACACGGGCGTCCGGCCGTCCGCCACCGGGGTCGGGAAGGTCGTATGGGCACTTATGCCGTGAATCTGCGCCGTGAGACGGTTACTCTCCACTCGGGCGATGCTCCCGAGTCGGGAGGCGAGATGCGGGCAGTCGTTTACGACCGGTACGGCTCGACGGATGCACTGCGGGTGGAGGACGTGCCGACGCCGTCGCCCGCTCCGAAACAGGTCCTCGTGCGCGTGGTCGCGACGTCGATCAACCTGTCGGATTGGGAGACCCTGCGCGGCGATCCGCTGTACTCGCGGATCGGTGGACTGCGAAGGCCGGCGCGCAGGACGCTCGGCTCGGACATCGCCGGACGGGTGGAGGCCGTGGGCTCGGAAGTGTCCCGCTTCCGCGTGGGAGACGAGGTGTACGGCGACAACCTCGACCTGAAGGGAGGCTTCGCCGAGTTCGCGACGGCGCCCGAGACGGCCCTCGCCCACAAGCCCGAGCGGCTGACCTTCGCCGAGGCGTCGACGATTCCGCAGGCGGGCGCGATCGCGCTGCAGGGGACGGCCCCCGCCGGTGCGGGGCGCCGGGTACTGGTCAATGGGGCCGGTGGCGGCACGGGATCGTTCGCGATCCAGCTGGCCAAGCTCGCCGGTGCCCACGTGACCGGTGTCGACAACGCCGCCAAGCTCGGCTTCATGCGGTCGGTGGGGGCCGACGAGGTGATCGACTACCGGCAACGGGACTTCGCCCGGACGGGCGAGCGGTACGACCTCGTGCTGGATCTCGTCGCGTCCCGCTCGCCGCTCGCGTGCGGGCGGGCGCTGGCTCGCGGCGGCCGGTACTGGTGCGTGGGCGGTCCCGTGCCGGTGATGCTCGGCGTCGCGACGGTCGGATCGGTCGCCGCCCGGCTCACCCGGCGGAGGATGGGGGTTCTCGTGGTGCGTCCGGGACCCGCGCGGTTCGGGCCGCTCTCCGACCTCTGCGTCGCGGGCGACGTCGCCGTCCACATCGACCGGACCTTCGCGCTCGACGACGTCCCGGAGGCCCTGCGCCACGTCGGCGAGGGACGCGCCCTCGGCAAGGTCGTCGTGACGATCCCCTGACGCTCGTCAGCCGGGCTTGCGCCATACGGAGACGTGTTTCTCGCTCTCGTGCGCGAACGGCTCGCGCGTCCACGACGACCAGCGGTGGCGCAGTTCCATGCCCGCGATGCGCGCCATCAGGTCGAGTTCGGACGGCCACACGTACCGGAACGGGAACGTGCGGAACTCGCCGCGGCCGTCCTCGACGGTGACGTAGTTCGAGCTCATCGACTGGGCGGCGCAGTCGTAACGGTCGTACGCCCAGTTCGTCTCGCCGACGCGGAACGGGACGATCGTCTGGCCGGGCGGGAGGCGGCGCAGCTCGGGCACACCGACCTCGATGACGAAGCAGCCGCCGGGGCGCAGGTGGCGGGCGGCGTTCTCGAAGCACTCGACCTGGGCGTCCTGCGTGGTCAGGTTGCCGATCGTGTTGAAGACGAGGTACGCGAGCGTGTACGCGCCGGGGGCGCGGGCGGTGGCGAAGTCGCCGATCGTCACGTCGATCGCGTCGCCGCCGGGCTTGGCCCGGAGCCGGGCGACCATGGCGGACGAGAGGTCGATGCCGTGGACGGGGACGCCGCGGCGGGCGAGCGGCAGCGCGAGACGGCCGGTGCCGATGCCGAACTCGAGGGCGCGGCCGTCCCCCGCGAGTTCGGCCAAGAGGTCGACGGCGGGGTCGACGGCGTCCGGCGCGAACATCTCCGCCGACGCCTCGTCGTAGGTGGCCGCGACTTCCTCGCCGAAGTGGTCGTCCATGGGGCGGGACGCTAGGCCGACCGGCGCGGGGTGTCATCTTGTTTTCTCCATGGCCCAAAGTTCCCTATAAGTACGTATCATGTGCCAAATT
The nucleotide sequence above comes from Actinomadura algeriensis. Encoded proteins:
- the nhaA gene encoding Na+/H+ antiporter NhaA codes for the protein MAFEPADYTGRTQCGGARSPLRDFLRTETGSAAVLVAAALIALVWANAAPSAYESFWETHLSVRLGSHGISLTLNEWVNSGLMTLFFFVVGLEARREFDMGELRERKRLVLPLVAGSSSMIVPVAIYLAINAGHGTEGGWGVAMSTDTAFALGLLAVVGRCMPPGLRVFILTMSVVDDFLALGVIAVAYSDRLAVPALLTAVAAFAVILLVRRLGVHAGAGYALLGIVMWAALLESGVDPIVTGLVMGLLTFAHPAARADLEQASGLFRLFREQPTPELERHVRAGIASAISPNDRLQRMYHPWTSYLIVPVFALANAGIDVGGGRLADAFASPVTLGVLLGYVVGKPLGVVTASALTTAVSRGRVRIPVGWGALTAGGTLSGAAFTVSLLIATHAFDGAELDDAKIGVLSTLLLSFLTSRLVTAVIAALPPPLRLRALLGKAETIVDLATPVDPDHDHVRGPKDAPVTIVEYGDYECPYCGRAEPVVRELLADFGDVRYVWRHLPLTDVHINAQLAAEAAEAAARQGRFWDMHDALLRHEGALPYEDLRAYASGLGLNIARFERDLDAHTGAARVAADVESADLSAVAGTPTFFVNGRRHHGAYDVASLSAAVRAARERAALSEG
- a CDS encoding ATP-binding protein translates to MTLLAVESSVVLARELVRYALANWTIERAAIDDSVVVASEIVTNAVNAAFGREIRIRVAVQAGAVLFECWDPSPELPRVREAGPDDLGGRGLAIVAAYAKDTGVRPSATGVGKVVWALMP
- a CDS encoding DUF397 domain-containing protein, yielding MIVWRKSSYTGSANDEVCVEVAHVNGGIAVRDSKDPDGPRLGFARREFGGLLDRIRRGELDR
- a CDS encoding M20 metallopeptidase family protein gives rise to the protein MKVTANSPGDAPGDPFVTRGSALLPALVELRRAIHAEPELGLHLPKTQRRVLDALAPLGLEVHTGTALTSVVAVLRGGRPGPSVLLRADMDALPLREAADVPYRSSNGAMHACGHDLHVAGLVGAARILHAHRDELAGDVVFMFQPGEEGFGGARLMLDEGLLEVTGERPVAAYAVHVGPGPRGTFLTRPGTVTASSSTFSVEVSGRGGHGSRPHEAVDPVPVLAEIVLGLQSFVTRRFDVFDPVVLSVTNLAAGTGAANVIPGSARLSGTVRTMSPEALAVMEAELPRVAAGIADAHGATVSTEVVTGYPSVVNDPATTGRAVDVLRASFGARVVESPRPTMGAEDFSYVTQEVPGTMLMLLASPPGLAGPPAPNHSPHAMFDDGVLGDQAAALALLAARTLAGAAR
- a CDS encoding phosphorothioated DNA-binding restriction endonuclease, whose amino-acid sequence is MDWVERVTTVNQWRRGDTRAPHKPLLLLYALGHFQNHGDEPIVYRDAEDRLAHLLDEFWRKGSSPAYPFHHLTNDGLWDVRTDDGGGSPGPNVGPLRRSNAAGRFTGELVRDLRDDPGLAARLGRAILDANFEPSLHEELCAQVGLAVEGARRRDREFRKLVLIAYESRCAFCGFDGALEGTAVGLDAAHVQWWAFNGPDDVANGVCLCTLHHKLFDKGVLGMTADGRITVSTMFVGRGEAARAQVMALAGRPVIPPQAAFPAVAAERVAWHGREVFRGAPRAA
- a CDS encoding MFS transporter, yielding MSAPAETTAAPETAGRAGRATRGKNLALLTASTSMDNTENSLTTVMFPLMRDAFGLSGAALGLITAVTKVAGALTSVPWAMLARRYPRRTVLAICSGFWGAWIIAAGLSPNFAVFLVLYGIGAAGFAGSGSIALEILGDVYADHQRGRATGILYAGVAVITGVSAPLFGLLSHFDDGWRIGYLVSGSICLLVGVLILVLLDDPGRRVSSAAPKPPQAEFDIRKAGGDLRELLRIRTFRYMLVQRLFSGQNVMMTFGIVFLVEERGFSTATASVIALPFALGYILGTLLGGRLLDRLHRVLPRSGRVVMLQVSQLGFAAIAFTTLYVTADRIAPYIVLFLVVGLFQGQVPVVHRPLVMAVVPPHLRAIGFAVSVYVVESVAIGGYALLTGHLGDRIGLQSALLLTTVALTAANGIVSAALYRPYARDAVGL
- a CDS encoding class I SAM-dependent DNA methyltransferase; amino-acid sequence: MDDHFGEEVAATYDEASAEMFAPDAVDPAVDLLAELAGDGRALEFGIGTGRLALPLARRGVPVHGIDLSSAMVARLRAKPGGDAIDVTIGDFATARAPGAYTLAYLVFNTIGNLTTQDAQVECFENAARHLRPGGCFVIEVGVPELRRLPPGQTIVPFRVGETNWAYDRYDCAAQSMSSNYVTVEDGRGEFRTFPFRYVWPSELDLMARIAGMELRHRWSSWTREPFAHESEKHVSVWRKPG
- a CDS encoding helix-turn-helix domain-containing protein, giving the protein MTVRETIDPNSSLWAWLAFDLWFHRTRRGLSLGQTALIVRVARGTVSNWEAGRHRPNEGHMKLLDGAWNTGGHFQRLMHYARTGHDPDWFKQYVQYEAAAEVIKIYNGKNVPLLVQTEEYAQAILKTDGSARMAEVLSKARMKRQSILEGRTKPYVWILIDQEVLECPVGSKQIMAGQLRHLLGTDDHPRLSVRVVLRSTGHHPGHDGPFQLLKVHGREIAYAGAQIGGRLIEAGDEAAELGIKFDQIGAFALSRDDSRGLIERTMGMYQ
- a CDS encoding NAD(P)-dependent alcohol dehydrogenase, yielding MRAVVYDRYGSTDALRVEDVPTPSPAPKQVLVRVVATSINLSDWETLRGDPLYSRIGGLRRPARRTLGSDIAGRVEAVGSEVSRFRVGDEVYGDNLDLKGGFAEFATAPETALAHKPERLTFAEASTIPQAGAIALQGTAPAGAGRRVLVNGAGGGTGSFAIQLAKLAGAHVTGVDNAAKLGFMRSVGADEVIDYRQRDFARTGERYDLVLDLVASRSPLACGRALARGGRYWCVGGPVPVMLGVATVGSVAARLTRRRMGVLVVRPGPARFGPLSDLCVAGDVAVHIDRTFALDDVPEALRHVGEGRALGKVVVTIP